The proteins below are encoded in one region of Desulfovibrio sp.:
- the pbpC gene encoding penicillin-binding protein 1C: MSRDIRPGLSADHEGGAGSVSLKPLGFGGKLQPEGRQSHSKAKRIMTRLCGAACLAVCASAGVFFLLDRLYPFPVERLSPPHATVVTGSKGEPIRFFLARDQYWRFPANLTDIADIYLDAVLASEDRHFFSHPGVNVFSLIKAAAANVAAGRIVRGGSTITMQTARLAEPKARTFTSKAIECFRALQLELRYSKREILCFYVNLAPFGGNIVGVGAASWFYFGKSPDKLSLGESALLAAIPRSPRRFQPVRHPQEARQARAGVLAAMVSSKAATREQALEAAGQPLPEKFMRPPLVAPHLAQMALAQVGRAPYVRTTVDSRIQELARQAARSRLVELRTQGVGNAAVVVLDVKTRDVLALVGSVDFLDESRRGKVNAATAPRSPGSALKPFLYALAFQDGLVAPESLLLDIPITLGAYDPHNYDGSYRGRVEAQEALIYSFNTPAVRLLAQAGPDRFHKLLLDGGLKSLSKPTTHYGLSLILGGGEVSLLDLTNLYATVARGGMHGPSSILDRIRGGERRLLSPESCALVTDILSRLERPDLPGGADRASGLPVVAWKTGTSFGHRDAFAVGFSARYAVGVWAGNVDGKPVKGISGARQAAPLLFDIFRAIEPDGSGLPRTEGLNLAETQVCALSRQLPGPDCHQRVKMTVIPGVTVIGECAVHKRILVDAVTGRRVAGACLDGRKVRQETVIEYPAELTAWWRLGGMPVPEMPEPSPDCPEAMAGMGPRITSPKAQAVYKLRPGSPDQFQRVGIAAQAGQDAGELHWFQDGVLVASKEAGEPYFLELTPGQHRLMVVDSRGRSDSIRYMVE; encoded by the coding sequence TTGTCGCGTGATATTCGGCCCGGCCTCTCCGCTGACCATGAGGGAGGGGCCGGGTCTGTTTCCCTTAAGCCCCTTGGTTTTGGAGGCAAGCTCCAGCCGGAAGGGAGGCAATCGCACTCCAAGGCCAAGAGAATCATGACGCGTCTGTGCGGCGCGGCGTGTCTGGCGGTCTGTGCGTCAGCGGGCGTCTTTTTCCTGTTGGACCGGCTGTATCCCTTCCCTGTGGAGCGTCTGTCGCCACCCCATGCCACTGTGGTAACTGGTTCCAAGGGCGAACCAATCCGCTTCTTTCTGGCCAGGGACCAATACTGGCGCTTTCCAGCGAATCTTACGGATATAGCCGACATCTACCTTGATGCTGTGCTGGCCAGCGAGGACCGGCATTTCTTCAGCCATCCCGGGGTGAATGTTTTTTCGCTTATCAAGGCGGCGGCGGCCAACGTGGCTGCCGGCAGGATCGTCCGGGGCGGTTCCACCATCACCATGCAGACGGCCCGTTTGGCCGAACCCAAGGCCCGCACCTTCACCTCCAAGGCAATCGAGTGCTTCAGGGCGTTGCAGCTCGAGCTGCGCTATTCCAAGCGGGAGATTCTCTGTTTTTACGTCAATCTGGCCCCGTTCGGGGGCAACATAGTGGGAGTGGGCGCTGCCAGCTGGTTCTACTTCGGCAAGTCGCCTGACAAGCTCTCCCTGGGAGAATCGGCATTGCTTGCCGCCATCCCCCGTTCTCCACGCCGCTTCCAGCCGGTACGCCATCCCCAGGAAGCGCGTCAGGCCCGGGCTGGGGTGCTCGCGGCCATGGTTTCTTCCAAGGCTGCAACCAGGGAACAGGCTCTGGAAGCTGCGGGCCAGCCCTTGCCCGAAAAATTCATGCGTCCTCCGCTGGTGGCGCCACACCTGGCTCAGATGGCTTTGGCTCAGGTTGGGCGCGCCCCATATGTCCGCACCACCGTGGACTCTCGCATTCAGGAGTTGGCCCGGCAGGCGGCCCGGTCCCGGCTGGTGGAACTGCGAACCCAGGGAGTCGGGAACGCGGCCGTGGTTGTACTGGACGTGAAGACCCGGGACGTACTGGCCCTGGTGGGTTCAGTTGATTTCCTGGACGAATCGCGCCGGGGCAAGGTGAACGCGGCCACAGCCCCCCGTTCTCCAGGCTCGGCGCTCAAGCCCTTCCTGTACGCCCTGGCGTTCCAGGACGGTTTGGTCGCCCCGGAGAGCCTTCTCCTGGACATTCCGATTACCCTGGGTGCCTACGATCCGCACAACTACGACGGCTCATACCGGGGCCGTGTGGAGGCCCAGGAAGCGCTCATATATTCCTTCAACACGCCGGCAGTGCGTCTATTGGCCCAGGCTGGACCGGATCGGTTCCACAAGCTGCTCCTGGACGGAGGTCTCAAGAGCCTGAGCAAGCCAACAACCCATTACGGCCTCTCCCTCATATTGGGAGGAGGCGAAGTGAGCCTTCTGGATCTGACCAACCTGTACGCCACCGTGGCGCGCGGAGGCATGCACGGTCCATCCTCGATTTTAGACCGCATCCGTGGCGGGGAGAGACGGCTACTTTCGCCTGAATCGTGCGCCTTGGTCACGGACATTCTTTCACGTCTGGAGCGCCCGGATCTGCCGGGCGGGGCGGATCGGGCCTCGGGCTTGCCCGTGGTGGCCTGGAAGACAGGCACCTCCTTTGGCCACCGCGACGCCTTTGCCGTGGGATTCTCGGCCCGCTATGCAGTGGGGGTCTGGGCTGGCAACGTGGACGGCAAACCGGTGAAGGGGATCTCCGGGGCCCGCCAAGCCGCACCGCTTCTTTTCGACATCTTCAGGGCCATAGAGCCGGATGGTTCTGGCTTGCCGCGTACAGAGGGGCTCAACTTGGCTGAAACGCAGGTGTGCGCCCTGTCCAGACAGCTGCCGGGTCCGGACTGCCACCAACGAGTGAAGATGACTGTGATACCCGGGGTGACGGTGATTGGGGAGTGCGCGGTGCACAAGCGCATACTGGTGGACGCGGTCACCGGCCGGCGAGTGGCCGGGGCGTGTCTGGACGGGCGCAAGGTCCGCCAGGAAACGGTCATCGAATATCCAGCGGAACTCACCGCCTGGTGGCGCCTGGGGGGGATGCCCGTGCCGGAGATGCCGGAACCAAGCCCGGATTGTCCGGAAGCTATGGCTGGTATGGGGCCACGCATCACCTCTCCCAAGGCTCAGGCGGTCTATAAGCTTCGTCCGGGCAGCCCGGACCAGTTCCAGCGGGTTGGGATTGCGGCTCAGGCCGGGCAGGACGCGGGCGAGCTGCACTGGTTTCAGGACGGGGTTCTTGTGGCTTCCAAGGAGGCTGGGGAGCCGTACTTCCTGGAACTTACGCCGGGGCAGCACCGGCTTATGGTGGTGGACAGCCGGGGACGTTCGGATTCAATCCGATACATGGTGGAATAA
- a CDS encoding class D beta-lactamase, translating into MATGPETVFPWDGKQRSLAAWNKDLTLSEAFAASSVPVYQHIARALGKERMAHYVEAAKYGNADIGIEVDTFWLEGNLRISAMEQVDFLQRLYEERLPFSKKSMDVVKEMMAQDKGQDWVIRSKTGWAARVEPNVGWWVGWLERKGEAWFFALNIDMAGPEQAKARKDVMMAVLKGEGLLP; encoded by the coding sequence GTGGCCACCGGGCCGGAAACCGTTTTTCCCTGGGATGGCAAGCAGCGCTCTTTGGCCGCCTGGAACAAGGACCTCACTTTGAGCGAAGCCTTTGCGGCTTCCAGCGTGCCTGTTTACCAGCACATCGCCAGGGCGTTGGGCAAGGAGCGGATGGCACACTACGTTGAGGCGGCGAAGTACGGCAATGCGGACATAGGCATTGAAGTGGACACGTTCTGGCTGGAGGGGAATCTCCGGATTAGCGCGATGGAGCAGGTCGATTTTCTGCAGCGTCTTTATGAGGAGCGGCTGCCGTTCTCAAAGAAGTCCATGGACGTGGTGAAGGAGATGATGGCCCAGGACAAAGGGCAGGACTGGGTCATCAGGTCCAAGACCGGCTGGGCGGCCAGGGTCGAGCCTAACGTTGGTTGGTGGGTTGGGTGGCTTGAGCGCAAGGGCGAGGCGTGGTTCTTCGCATTGAACATCGACATGGCTGGTCCCGAGCAGGCCAAGGCCCGCAAGGACGTGATGATGGCGGTGCTTAAGGGGGAGGGGCTTCTGCCGTAG